In Misgurnus anguillicaudatus unplaced genomic scaffold, ASM2758022v2 HiC_scaffold_26, whole genome shotgun sequence, the following proteins share a genomic window:
- the LOC129443224 gene encoding presequence protease, mitochondrial → MFRQSRTIITKLRNLSLQCSWRSRGSSAVERALKYTTGQKIHGFTVTEVTAVPDLFLTAVKLNHDVTGAQYLHAARDDTNNLFSVQFRTTPMDSTGVPHILEHTVLCGSQRFPCRDPFFKMLNRSLSTFMNAFTASDYTMYPFSTQNAKDFQNLLSVYLDAVFFPCLRELDFWQEGWRLEHEAPTDPSSRLVFKGVVFNEMKGVFSDNERLYAQHLQNKLLPDHTYSVVSGGEPLAIPDLTWEQLKQFHATHYHPSNARIFTYGDLPLEQHLEQIEREALSKFDRTQPDTAVPPQTPWNKPRIDHVTCSSDALAPDPVKQNTLCMSYLLGDITNTFETFTLNLLSSLMISGPNSPFYKALIEPNIGTDFSSSTGFDGSTRQASFTIGLQGMAEDDIEKVKHIIAQTIDDIIATGFEEEQVEALLHKIEIQIKHQSTSFGLALASYIASCWNHDGDPVELLKISESVSRFRQCLKENPHFLQDKVQQYFKDNTHQLTLSMSPDEKFLEKRAEAEEHKLQQKIQSLTDVDIKDIYEKGLQLLAAQNTIQDASCLPALKVSDIEPTIPFTPVQLSAAGGVPVQYCEQPTNGMVYFRAMCNLNSLPEDLKIYVPLFCNVITKLGCGELDYRQQAQRIELKTGGMTVSPQVIPDTDDLDLYEQGVILSSSCLERNLPDMFQLWSDTFNSPHFNDEERLRVLVMMSAQELANGISFSGHSYAMTRAARSLTPTADLQETFSGMDQVKFMKRIAEMADLTSVLRKLPRIKRHLLNPENMRCAVNATPLKMADVQGEMERFIQNIAANRKERKPVRQNIVEKSLDAHTGSAASRKLISEPHFKPCQMKTYFQLPFPVNFVSECVRTVPFTHADFPSLCILARMMTAKYLHGEIREKGGAYGGGVRLGAGGLFSFYSYRDPNSTQTLSAFRGGVEWAREGKFTQQDVDEAKLSVFSAVDAPIAPSDKGLGRFLNGITDEMKQTYRERLFAVTDKNLIDVAGRYLAIGQQTHGVTILGPENESIRKDPSWVVK, encoded by the exons TTTGCAGTGTTCATGGAGGTCAAGAGGAAGCTCAGCTGTAGAGAGAGCACTGAAGTACACAACAGGACAGAAGATTCATGGCTTCACTGTCACTGAG GTAACTGCGGTTCCAGATTTGTTTCTAACAGCAGTCAAACTCAACCATGATGTTACCGGAGCTCAGTATCTACATGCAGCCAGGGATGATACCAACAATCTGTTcag CGTGCAATTTCGTACCACACCCATGGACAGCACAGGTGTTCCCCATATTCTGGAACACACGGTTCTGTGTGGTTCTCAGCGGTTCCCCTGTAGAGATCCCTTCTTTAAAATGCTCAATCGCTCTCTCTCCACCTTTATGAATGCTTTCACAG CAAGTGATTACACGATGTATCCGTTCTCGACCCAGAATGCCAAAGACTTCCAGAATcttctttctgtctatctggaTGCTGTCTTCTTCCCCTGTCTCAGAGAACTGGACTTCTG GCAGGAGGGCTGGAGACTGGAACATGAGGCTCCTACAGACCCCTCGAGCCGGCTGGTGTTTAAAGGCGTGGTCTTCAATGAAATGAAAGGAGTGTTT TCAGACAATGAGCGTCTGTACGCTCAGCACCTGCAGAATAAACTTTTGCCGGATCACACGTATTCTGTCGTGTCTGGAGGGGAGCCGCTAGCGATCCCTGACCTGACCTGGGAGCAGCTAAAACAGTTTCATGCCACACACTACCACCCCAGCAATGCAAG GATCTTTACATATGGAGACTTGCCGTTGGAGCAGCATCTAGaacagatagagagagaggcTTTGTCAAAGTTTGATCGAACACAACCAGACACGGCAGTTCCACCCCAAACACCCTGGAACAAACCC AGGATTGATCATGTGACGTGCAGCTCTGACGCTTTGGCTCCTGACCCTGTTAAACAAAACACGCTGTGCATGAGCTATCTGCTGGGAGA CATTACCAACACGTTTGAGACGTTTACCCTGAACCTCCTTTCCTCTTTGATGATCTCCGGTCCAAACTCGCCATTCTACAAAGCCCTGATTGAGCCCAACATCGGTACTGACTTCTCTTCATCAACAGG GTTTGATGGCAGCACTAGACAAGCGTCTTTCACCATTGGTCTTCAGGGCATGGCAGAGGATGACATTGAGAAGGTCAAACACATCATTGCCCAAACTATCGATGACATCATAGC AACTGGTTTTGAAGAGGAACAGGTTGAAGCTCTGTTGCATAAGATTGAGATCCAGATAAAACATCAGAGCACCAGCTTTGGCTTGGCTTTGGCTTCA tatATTGCATCCTGTTGGAATCATGATGGAGATCCAGTGGAGCTCTTGAAGATCTCTGAAAGTGTGTCTCGTTTCCGGCAGTGTCTAAAGGAGAACCCTCACTTCTTACAGGACAAAGTCCAGCAGTATTTTAAG GATAATACACATCAGCTGACTCTTTCTATGAGTCCTGATGAGAAATTCCTGGAGAAACGGGCAGAAGCTGAAGAACACAAACTACAGCAGAAGATACAGAGCCTCACCGATGTGGACATTAAAGACATCTATGAGAAAG GTTTACAGCTGTTGGCCGCACAGAACACAATTCAAGATGCTTCTTGTCTACCTGCGTTAAAGGTGTCCGACATAGAGCCGACCATTCCCTTCACACCTGTACAGCTGAGTGCCGCAG GCGGTGTCCCTGTACAATACTGTGAACAGCCCACCAATGGCATGGTGTATTTCAGAGCTATGTGTAACCTCAACTCCCTCCCTGAAGACCTGAAGATCTACGTGCCTCTTTTCTGCAACGTCATCACCAA GTTGGGCTGTGGTGAGCTGGACTATCGTCAGCAGGCCCAGCGTATTGAGCTGAAGACCGGAGGCATGACGGTCTCTCCACAGGTCATACCAGACACCGATGACCTTGATCTGTATGAGCAG GGTGTTATCCTTTCTTCTTCCTGCTTGGAAAGAAATCTACCGGACATGTTTCAACTGTGGAGTGACACATTTAACAG TCCCCATTTCAATGACGAGGAGCGTCTTCGTGTGCTGGTTATGATGTCAGCTCAAGAACTGGCCAATGGGATCTCATTCTCCGGTCACTCTTATGCGATGACACGAGCTGCTCGATCCCTCACACCAACAGCTGACCTGCAGGAGACCTTCAGTGGGAtggaccag GTAAAGTTTATGAAAAGGATAGCTGAGATGGCAGATCTGACATCAGTTTTGAGGAAACTTCCAAGGATAAAGAGGCACCTGCTCAATCCAGAAAACATGAG GTGTGCAGTGAATGCCACACCGCTTAAAATGGCTGATGTTCAAGGTGAAATGGAGAGGTTTATCCAAAATATAGCAGCCAATAGAAAGGAGCGCAAACCTGTCAGACAAAACATTGTTGAG AAGTCCTTGGATGCTCACACTGGATCAGCTGCGAGTCGTAAACTCATCTCA GAACCTCATTTTAAACCCTGTCAGATGAAGACTTACTTTCAGCTTCCCTTTCCAGTGAACTTTGTCAGCGAGTGCGTACGCACCGTCCCATTTACACACGCCGATTTCCCCAG TCTGTGTATTTTAGCACGGATGATGACTGCTAAGTACTTACATGGAGAGATCAGAGAAAAGGGCGGAGCATATGGAGGCGGGGTCAGATTGGGAGCAGGTGGCCTGTTCTCCTTTTATTCCTATAG AGATCCGAACTCCACACAGACCCTGTCGGCTTTCCGAGGCGGAGTCGAGTGGGCACGAGAGGGGAAGTTTACGCAGCAGGACGTTGACGAGGCAAAGCTCTCCGTTTTTTCGGCTGTTGATGCACCTATAGCGCCCTCAGATAAAG GTTTGGGACGATTTTTAAATGGCATTACAGATGAGATGAAACAAACATATAGGGAAAGACTCTTCGCTGTGACGGATAAAAACTTAATTGATGTTGCTGGCAG gTATCTAGCAATTGGCCAGCAGACGCACGGAGTGACGATTTTAGGACCAGAAAATGAAAGCATCAGAAAAGACCCATCCTGGGTAGTTAAATAG